GCTCGTGCTCTCGTTGGAGTTGGAAGTGTAGGCGTCGATCGATCCGCCGCAGCCGTATTGCGGTTCGGTCCCCTTCAAATAATATTCGTATCCGCCGCTACCGCAGCCGGCGACTTTCGCGACCTCCTCAACGGGGAAAGGAAAGTCGTGCGCCGGCGTGCCGGCGAGCGCGGCTTTCATGAAGCGCGCCCAGATTCGCGCCGGCACGTTTCCGCCGTAGGACTCGACCATCGGCGTATAGTCATCGTTGCCAAGCCAGACCGCCGCGACGAGATCGGGCGTGTAGCCGACAAACCACGCGTCGCGAAAACTCGACGTGGTCCCGGTCTTGCCCGCAGCGGGCCGGCCGATCACGGCGTTGGGATATCCCGTGCCGTGGTTGATGACGTCTTCGAACATCGACGTCATGATGAATGCCGTCCCGGCGCTGACCACGTCGGTCGCTTGCGGAAAGCGGTCGTCGAGCACGTTTCGGCCCAGCGAATCCTTCACGACGCGAAACGGCGTCGGATCGACGTGTAATCCTTGATTGGCAAGCGTCGAATAGCCGCTCGCCTGATCGAGAACCGTAACACCCGAGGAACCAAGCGCGAGCGAAAGATTCGCTTCAAGCGGCGAGTTGACGCCCATGCGGTGCGCATAATCGATGACGCGATCCAGGCCGACGCGTTCGGCCAGCTTGACGGCGACGATGTTGCGCGACAACGTGAGCGCTTGGCGCAGGCTTATTGCCCCCATGTAACTATTGTCGTCATCCATCGGCGACCATTGCGTGCCGTCCCCCATGGGATAGCTGACGGCCGTATCCTCGATGATCGTCGAAGCGGGGATTCCTTCGTCGATCGCAGCAGTATAATCGTAAATCTTGAACGACGATCCCGGCTGCCGGTGCGCCTGCCACGCGCGGTTGAATTGATTGTGCAGCGAAAATCCGGCGCCTCCGACCATCGCGAGGATCTCGCCCGTCGACGGCCGCAATGCCACGAGCGCTGCTTGGTGCGCGCCGATTCCCTCCGAAGCCGCCGCGCGAACTCCCCACGTCACCGCTTCCTGCGCGATGTTTTGCATGCGCGTATCGAGCGTGGTATACGCCTGCAGTCCGCCTTCGTCGACGACGTCCTTGCCAAAAAGATGTTCCAGCTGCGCGATAGCATAGGTCGTGAAGTACGGAAAGCGATAACCCTGAAGCCCCGGCGGACGCTGCGCGATCAGACCTAAGGGCGCATCGGCGGCGGCATCGGCCTGGGAGCGCGTGATATATCCGCTCTCCACCATGCGCGCCAGCACGTGGCGCTCACGGTCTTGAGCCAGCGCAAAGTTGGAGAAAGGCGAGTAGTCCGACGGAGCCGCGACGATGCCGGCGAGCATGGCGGCCTGCGCCACGGTCAAGTCTCCGACGCTACGGCCAAAATAGGTGTGCGCTGCAGCATCAACGCCGTAAGCGCCGGCACCGAGATAGATAATATTGAGATAGCGCTCGAGGATTTCGTCCTTCGTGTAATAGCGTTCGATTTCGATCGCGAGGAGCGCTTCCTGGACTTTGCGCGAAAGCGAGACCTGGTCGTTGAGAAAAAGGCGGCGCGCGAGCTGCTGAGTGATGGTCGAGGCGCCTTGAAACTGTTGATGGGTTAAGTCGGCGAATCCCGCACGCACGATGCTGCCGAAATCGACGCCGTGATGACGGTAAAAGTTATGATCTTCGTTAGCGATAAATGCATCGCGGACGATCGGAGGTACGCCTGCAAGCGGTACCCAGATGCGGTTTTCCTTGTAGACCGAAGCGAGCAACGCTCCGTCCCGCGCGAAGATGCGCGTCGAGCTCGCGGGTTGATAATCGGCCATCCGGCTGATGTCGGGCAAGTTGCGCGCATATGCCGAAACCATGCCCGCGACCGCGCCGATCGAGAAGAGCGCGAGCATCAGCAGCGCGACGAAAAAGCCGCGCCATACGCGACGGCTCCGGCGAGCCCGTCTACGCTTTGGCATTGGCGACGGCGCTCAGTACGCCATTGACGAAGCGCCCAGAATCTTCGGTGGAGAAGCGCTTCGCAAGCGAAACGGCTTCGTTGATCGCAACCGCTTTAGGAGTCTGCGGACGGCATTGAAGTTCGTATGTAGCCATTTCGAGTAGCAGCCGATCGATGGTCGGCAAACGCTCGAGCGCCCAACCTTCAAGCAGCGGACGCACGATTTGGTCGGCCTGCTCGGCGTATTCGAGCGTCCCCAACGCGAGTTCCTCGACGAAGGCTCGCTGCTCCCTATCGGCGCCCTCGCCGACGATTTCGCCGACCGCTTCCCTTGGTTCGCGATCGCCGATGACAACGGAGTACAACACCTGCAACGCCTGCTCGCGCGCGACTCGTCGAGAGCTCATCGCACGCAGAGGATCTCGTTCGCCAGAAATTCGACGTCGTACCGCCCATGACGGAATGCATCCGTTGCGAGGATTTCGAGGCAGAGCGCGATGGTCGTGCTGACGCCTTCCACGAGCGTCTCCCGCAACGCGCGCTCCATACGCGCAATCGCAACGTCCCGCGTATCGCCGAAGGCCACGATCTTCGCGAGCATCGAGTCATAATACGGCGGTATCGTCGCGCCTGCGTAGAGGTGCGTATCAACGCGTATCCCCGGGCCCCCGGGAAAGACGAGCTTGGAGACAGCGCCGGCCGCCGGTGCAAAGTTATTGCGTGGATCTTCAGCGTTGATGCGGCATTCGATCGCATGACCGCGCGAATGCAGATCGCCTTGCTCGTAACCGAGCGGTTCGCCGGCGGCGACGCGAATCTGCTCCTTGACGAGATCGACGTTATAGACCATTTCGGTCACCGGATGCTCGACCTGAATGCGCGTGTTCATCTCCATGAAGTAAGCATCGCCACCCGAAACGAGAAACTCGATTGTCCCGGCATTGGTGTATCCTACATACTTTGAGGCCCGCAGCGCCATCTCGTGCAGCTTGCCTCGAATGTGGGCGGGCAGGTTGGGCGCCGGCGTCTCTTCGATGAGTTTCTGGTGCGCCGGCTTCTGAACCGAGCAATCGCGCTCGCCCAAATGCACGATGTTACCGAACTCGTCTCCGAGGACTTGCACTTCGACGTGGCGGGGCTCGCGGATCAACCGCTCGAGGTAGACACGTCCATCTTTGAAGCTCGCTTCGGCTTCGGCGGTGGCGCCGGCGTACGCACGCGGCAGGTCTCCGGCATCGGCGACGACGCGCATCCCTCTTCCCCCGCCGCCGGCCGTCGCTTTGAGCAGCAACGGGTAACCGATGCTTTCCGCGACTTCGTACGCTTCCTCGATTGAGGATAGCACTTCGCTGCCTGGAGTCGTCGCGACCCCAGCTTCGCGCACCACGCGTTTCGCCGTCGCCTTGTCGCCCATGAGCGCGATGACGCTGGGTTTCGGACCGATAAACCCAAGCCCGTGATCGTTGCAGATCTCGGCAAAACGCGCGTTCTCGGCCAAGAACCCATAGCCTGGATGAACCGCATCGCAGTTCGTGACGAGCGCCGTCGAAATGATGTTCGGAATATTGAGGTACGAACGTGCAGCGGGTCCCGGACCGACGCAAAAGGATTCATCGGCCTGACGAACGTGCAGTGAATCGCGGTCCGCTTCGGAAAAAATCGCTACGGTGGCAACGCCCAGTTCTTGGCAGGCGCGATTGATGCGTAGCGCGATCTCGCCTCGGTTGGCAATGAGAACCTTTGTGAAAATGTTAGCGCCCTCGCGCCACGAGAAAGAGGGGTTGTCCGTACTCCACCGGCGACCCATCGGGGGTTTGCATCGAAACCAGGCGCCCGGCACCCATGCTGTGCACCGGCGTGCGAATTCCCAACGCTTCGATGTAGCCGAGCTCGCGATCGGCATTGAAAATCTCGCCTTCGAGCGCAACCGGGCGACTCAAATGAAAAATGCCGACGAGGTCGGCCTTGATCGTGTCGACGCGCGCAGCCGGCGTTTCCGTGCCGTATCCATGGTCGTTGCGCCCTGCAGCCGGCGCCATAGATCGAGAGTTCGCCGCGAGCTCGATCTCCTCATCGCCGCGAGCGATGCGCACGCGTATGGCATCGCTATCGTCGAGAAAGCGCGCGAGCGCACGGACGCGGTCGCCCGCGGAGAGCGGTCGTTCTTCGAGCATCGTCAGAGCGCTTTCGCGTTCCACTCGCACGACCCCCGCGAGTTCGGCGCGCGGCAGCGCGTCGCGCAGCGCGTCAAACCGACCGTCGATTTCACTCAATGGAACTAAGACGAAGGCACGATCGCGCAGATGCGGGTGCGGAACGTGCAGCTCGGGCGTTTCGATCGTCAGATCGCCGTAGAGCAGCAGATCGAGATCGATGACGCGCGGCCCCCACCGCTCGTTCGCCGTCCGTCCCATACGGGCTTCAATTTGCTTGAGTTGCGGCAGCAATGCCTCGGGCGTGAGCGCTGTCTCCAATGCGATGACGGCATTGAGAAACCACGGCTGACCTCTTTTTCCCCAGGGCTGCGTTCGATACAGCGAGGAACGGCGCGCAATCGTTCCAAGCGAGCGAAGCGCGTCGACCGCGCGCTCGACGTTGGCGGCCCGATCGCCGAGATTCGTTCCAATGCCGATGAACGCCACGGTTGGGGTCACGAGGAAATGGCGTGAGGATTTGCCCTCGCCAGTGTCACGGCGGGCGTAGCGCCGTCGAGAATTCCCGGCTTGGAAAGCGTCACCTCGGCGCATACCACGCGACGATCGAAGAAAACGGCATCGAGAAGATCGGCGGCCAGCCGCTCGAGCAAAGCATACGACGTCATTGCAACGACGCGCACGAGGCGCTCATGAAGCGCGGCGTAATCGATTGTTTGTGACAGATCGTCGCTCGCCTCGACGTCGCGCAAATCGATCTGTGCGGTCAGGTCGATCTCGATAAGCTGGCGACGGTCGCGCTCACCGGGATTGGCGCCGTGGCGCCCGTACGCGCGGACGCCGCGAAGACTTATCGCGTCCAATCCACCGGCCTCCAGTCGCGGACGACCGCGTCGGCGACCGCGACGACGTCGCGCGCCGCCTCAACGTCGTGGACGCGAACCATGTCGATGCCGGCTTTGACCGCGAGCGCCGTGGTTGCCGCCGTTCCATAGACCCGATGGCTTGGCTCGCGTCCGGTCAATTTGCCGAGCGTCGACTTCCGCGAAGCGCCGAGCATTGTCGGAAAGCCGAGTGCGACGATCCGCTCGAGCGCGCGCAGCACCTCGATATTTTGATCGGCCGTCTTGCCGAAACCAATACCCGGATCCAAGATGATCGCGTCGCGAGAAAGCCCGCGCGCCGTTGCGCGCGCGCCGCAGTCGTGGAGATATCGCAGCACGGAATCGACAACGGATCCATCATAATTCGTGTCCTCTCGATTGTGCATCGCCACGATGGGCATGCCGAACTCGGCAACGAGCTCCAAGAACTCGTCGCCCGCCCCCCACACCGAGTTGGCCATATCGGCGCCCGCTTCGAACGCCGCGCGCAGAACGGCGGGCTTGTACGTATCGATCGAAATCGCGACGTTCGGCAGTTGGCGGCGCAGCGATGAAATCACGGGGACGACACGCGCTATCTCCAGCGCTTCTTCGACCGGAACGTGCCCCGGTCGCGTAGATTCGCCGCCGATGTCGATGACGTCGGCGCCGCCGTTCCATTGCGCGATCGCGCGCCCCGTCGCGGCGCCTTGGTCTTCTACGCCGTCGCCGGAGAACGAGTCGCGGCTCACATTGACGATTCCCATCAGGTAGGTCTGGGCGCCCCACCGGAGGTGCGTTCCGCGGATTCGTAACGACCCGCTCATGCGGGCGTCGGAACGTACAATGCGCGCAAAGCCGCGACGACGAACGTCGAACCAGTCACGACGACGACGTCATCAATTTGAGCGCGGCGGCGAGCGACCATCAACGCCTCGACCGGATCGGTGATTGCGCGGCCCCAGGTTCCAAGCGATTCGGCGATGGCCGCGAGACGGGCCGGCGCAATTGCGCGCCGGCCAGCGACCGAAAACGACGTAAACGTAAATGTGGAAGGCACGTCGGCAAAAATTTGCAAAATCGTGCGCGCGTCTTTGCTTTCGCCGATAGCAACGACGTAGTGCACTCGCCGGCCGGCAAAACGCTCCCGCAAGGAGGCCACGAGCGATTCGGCCTTTTCTGCGTTGTGAGCGATGTCGAAGAGTATCGCAGGATTGCGCGATACGAGTTCCATTCGCCCGGCAATTTCTAAACTCTCAAAAGCGTTCGCCAGCGCTTGGAAGCTTGGCCGAAGGTCTGCGCTAAGCTGTTCCAACACCGCAATGGCGGTGGCGGCATTCGCACGGGCAAAGATTCCAAGCGCAGCCAGACGCAGTTGGAACGATCCGCGCGGGCCGGAGATCGCGAGCATCTGTTGATGAGAGAGAGAACCCTCGAAGGTCACCCGCACGACATCCGCAACGCGGATTACCGGAGCGCCGACCTCCGCGGCGTGACCTTCGACAACCTCCCGCGCCGCCGGCGGCAGGTTTGCGAGAACGAGAGGGACCCCGCGCTTCGCGATTCCGGCTTTCTCGAACGCGATCTCTTCGATTGTAGTACCGAGCACCTCCATGTGGTCGTAGCCAACGGAGGTAATCGCCGCCACCAACGGCTCGACGACGTTCGTGCCATCGAGCCTTCCGCCAAGGCCAACCTCAATCACGGCGACCTCGACGCGCTCTTGCGCGAAATAGAGAAACGTCAGGGCGAGCAACGTCTCGTAATACGTCGGTCGTCCGTGGCTTGCGGTCGTGGACTCGATCGCCGGCATCATCGCGCCGAGAATTTCCGCGAATCGATCGCGTGCAATCGGCCTGCCGTCGATTCGGGCCCGCTCGGTCATCGAACTCAGGTGCGGCTTGGTGTGCAGGCCGGTGCGACGCCCAGCCGCCTGCAGGGCGGCGGCGATCATCGTCGACGTTGAGCCTTTGCCGCTCGTCCCGCCAATGTGAATCGTCGCATACGATTTGTGCGGATCGCCGAGCTGACGGAGAAATTCGCGCATTCGGTCGAGTTTGTACGACGTACGGCGCGACAACGTTTCATCGATTGTTTCGAGCAGATACGCCTCCGCCTGCTCG
This Candidatus Eremiobacterota bacterium DNA region includes the following protein-coding sequences:
- a CDS encoding PBP1A family penicillin-binding protein; translation: MLALFSIGAVAGMVSAYARNLPDISRMADYQPASSTRIFARDGALLASVYKENRIWVPLAGVPPIVRDAFIANEDHNFYRHHGVDFGSIVRAGFADLTHQQFQGASTITQQLARRLFLNDQVSLSRKVQEALLAIEIERYYTKDEILERYLNIIYLGAGAYGVDAAAHTYFGRSVGDLTVAQAAMLAGIVAAPSDYSPFSNFALAQDRERHVLARMVESGYITRSQADAAADAPLGLIAQRPPGLQGYRFPYFTTYAIAQLEHLFGKDVVDEGGLQAYTTLDTRMQNIAQEAVTWGVRAAASEGIGAHQAALVALRPSTGEILAMVGGAGFSLHNQFNRAWQAHRQPGSSFKIYDYTAAIDEGIPASTIIEDTAVSYPMGDGTQWSPMDDDNSYMGAISLRQALTLSRNIVAVKLAERVGLDRVIDYAHRMGVNSPLEANLSLALGSSGVTVLDQASGYSTLANQGLHVDPTPFRVVKDSLGRNVLDDRFPQATDVVSAGTAFIMTSMFEDVINHGTGYPNAVIGRPAAGKTGTTSSFRDAWFVGYTPDLVAAVWLGNDDYTPMVESYGGNVPARIWARFMKAALAGTPAHDFPFPVEEVAKVAGCGSGGYEYYLKGTEPQYGCGGSIDAYTSNSNESTSESGAYLPEPTLPPPDAKPPDVLPPAPTVPPDSALPSASPLPRRHR
- a CDS encoding dihydroneopterin aldolase, with translation MDAISLRGVRAYGRHGANPGERDRRQLIEIDLTAQIDLRDVEASDDLSQTIDYAALHERLVRVVAMTSYALLERLAADLLDAVFFDRRVVCAEVTLSKPGILDGATPAVTLARANPHAISS
- the folP gene encoding dihydropteroate synthase, coding for MSGSLRIRGTHLRWGAQTYLMGIVNVSRDSFSGDGVEDQGAATGRAIAQWNGGADVIDIGGESTRPGHVPVEEALEIARVVPVISSLRRQLPNVAISIDTYKPAVLRAAFEAGADMANSVWGAGDEFLELVAEFGMPIVAMHNREDTNYDGSVVDSVLRYLHDCGARATARGLSRDAIILDPGIGFGKTADQNIEVLRALERIVALGFPTMLGASRKSTLGKLTGREPSHRVYGTAATTALAVKAGIDMVRVHDVEAARDVVAVADAVVRDWRPVDWTR
- a CDS encoding bifunctional folylpolyglutamate synthase/dihydrofolate synthase, which translates into the protein MREVSTYEQAEAYLLETIDETLSRRTSYKLDRMREFLRQLGDPHKSYATIHIGGTSGKGSTSTMIAAALQAAGRRTGLHTKPHLSSMTERARIDGRPIARDRFAEILGAMMPAIESTTASHGRPTYYETLLALTFLYFAQERVEVAVIEVGLGGRLDGTNVVEPLVAAITSVGYDHMEVLGTTIEEIAFEKAGIAKRGVPLVLANLPPAAREVVEGHAAEVGAPVIRVADVVRVTFEGSLSHQQMLAISGPRGSFQLRLAALGIFARANAATAIAVLEQLSADLRPSFQALANAFESLEIAGRMELVSRNPAILFDIAHNAEKAESLVASLRERFAGRRVHYVVAIGESKDARTILQIFADVPSTFTFTSFSVAGRRAIAPARLAAIAESLGTWGRAITDPVEALMVARRRAQIDDVVVVTGSTFVVAALRALYVPTPA
- the accC gene encoding acetyl-CoA carboxylase biotin carboxylase subunit, with translation MFTKVLIANRGEIALRINRACQELGVATVAIFSEADRDSLHVRQADESFCVGPGPAARSYLNIPNIISTALVTNCDAVHPGYGFLAENARFAEICNDHGLGFIGPKPSVIALMGDKATAKRVVREAGVATTPGSEVLSSIEEAYEVAESIGYPLLLKATAGGGGRGMRVVADAGDLPRAYAGATAEAEASFKDGRVYLERLIREPRHVEVQVLGDEFGNIVHLGERDCSVQKPAHQKLIEETPAPNLPAHIRGKLHEMALRASKYVGYTNAGTIEFLVSGGDAYFMEMNTRIQVEHPVTEMVYNVDLVKEQIRVAAGEPLGYEQGDLHSRGHAIECRINAEDPRNNFAPAAGAVSKLVFPGGPGIRVDTHLYAGATIPPYYDSMLAKIVAFGDTRDVAIARMERALRETLVEGVSTTIALCLEILATDAFRHGRYDVEFLANEILCVR
- the nusB gene encoding transcription antitermination factor NusB, which translates into the protein MSSRRVAREQALQVLYSVVIGDREPREAVGEIVGEGADREQRAFVEELALGTLEYAEQADQIVRPLLEGWALERLPTIDRLLLEMATYELQCRPQTPKAVAINEAVSLAKRFSTEDSGRFVNGVLSAVANAKA
- the folK gene encoding 2-amino-4-hydroxy-6-hydroxymethyldihydropteridine diphosphokinase, whose protein sequence is MTPTVAFIGIGTNLGDRAANVERAVDALRSLGTIARRSSLYRTQPWGKRGQPWFLNAVIALETALTPEALLPQLKQIEARMGRTANERWGPRVIDLDLLLYGDLTIETPELHVPHPHLRDRAFVLVPLSEIDGRFDALRDALPRAELAGVVRVERESALTMLEERPLSAGDRVRALARFLDDSDAIRVRIARGDEEIELAANSRSMAPAAGRNDHGYGTETPAARVDTIKADLVGIFHLSRPVALEGEIFNADRELGYIEALGIRTPVHSMGAGRLVSMQTPDGSPVEYGQPLFLVARGR